The following proteins are co-located in the Neodiprion virginianus isolate iyNeoVirg1 chromosome 6, iyNeoVirg1.1, whole genome shotgun sequence genome:
- the LOC124306796 gene encoding exosome complex component RRP45, whose protein sequence is MRETPLSNCERNFINRAIAEDTRLDGRQLLEARPVEIHFGANWGCCHVALGETKAIAQVSCDIQQPKASRPNEGMLHINVEFNPIAAPHFEAGRQSELAMQVNRQLEKCFKDSRCVDLESLCIVADEKVWNLRVDVNILNHDGNLVDCASIAILAALTHFHRPDVTTTGDSITIHSFAEKDPLPLTLHHYPVCVSFIVFESGQIVMDPTYMEERVGASQLTLGLNSYRELCSLQLCYLGKTSVTADVVPSISPHAANYANKLVTQIRKAAQQDVEAKYNKEDRDVCRLKECITFGKLTAMTKPKLSIKLAHWVAGKSSPKSDMETSDFQDEDDNIKTLGHGSAELITNMSKSVGEGGPNTWQASDESSDDEIEDIEILQETKLEKKVLDDIDLGGDSEEEDTVTVSKNDIM, encoded by the exons aTGAGGGAAACGCCGTTATCAAATTGTgaacgaaattttataaatagaGCAATAGCCGAAGACACG CGTTTAGATGGACGACAATTACTGGAAGCTCGACCAGTGGAAATCCATTTTGGAGCAAACTGGGGCTGTTGTCACGTAGCTTTGGGTGAAACTAA AGCAATTGCCCAAGTATCCTGTGATATTCAGCAGCCAAAGGCATCTCGTCCAAATGAAGGCATGCTTCATATCAACGTTGAGTTCAATCCTATAGCTGCCCCACACTTTGAAGCAGGCAGACAATCTGAACTTGCAATGCAAGTCAACAGGCAGTTGGAAAAATGCTTTAAAGATTCTAGATGCGTCGACTTGGAGTCTCTCTGCATTGTAGCAGATGAGAAG GTATGGAACCTGCGGGTAGATGTCAACATTCTCAATCACGACGGCAACCTTGTCGATTGCGCTTCAATCGCTATACTAGCTGCACTGACACATTTTCACAGACCGGATGTCACTACCACTGGTGATTCAATAACTATCCATTCGTTTGCCGAGAAAGATCCGCTCCCGCTAACGTTACATCACTATCCAGTATGCGTTTCGTTTATTGTCTTTGAAAG TGGCCAAATCGTTATGGATCCTACTTACATGGAAGAGAGAGTAGGTGCATCGCAATTAACCCTAGGATTAAACTCTTACAGAGAGCTCTGCAGCCTGCAGCTCTGCTATTTGGGCAAGACATCTGTGACGGCTGATGTGGTGCCGAGCATTTCGCCCCATGCAGCTAATTATGCTAACAAATTAGTTACGCAGATTAGAAAAGCAGCACAGCAAGATGTTGAAGCAAA GTACAACAAAGAAGATCGCGATGTATGTCGATTGAAGGAATGCATTACATTCGGAAAATTGACGGCAATGACAAAACCTAAGCTCAGTATTAAACTCGCGCACTGGGTTGCTGGGAAAAGCAGCCCCAAAAGCG aTATGGAGACCAGTGATTTCCAAGATGAGGATGACAATATTAAAACTCTTGGGCATGGATCTGCTGAGCTCATTACTAATATG AGTAAATCAGTCGGAGAGGGAGGCCCCAATACTTGGCAGGCATCTGACGAATCCTCTGATGATGAAATCGAAGATATTGAAATCTTACAGGAAAcgaaactagaaaaaaaagtgttggACGATATAG ATTTAGGTGGCGACAGCGAAGAGGAAGATACTGTAACCGTCAGCAAAAATGATATCATGTAG
- the LOC124306799 gene encoding proton-coupled amino acid transporter-like protein pathetic, which yields MPVYCTIFLFALHNMCLLMPLENSMKTPDHLPTILAISMTFSSTIYLLFGLFGYNKYINPCDTVIKNLPLDEPAAQAVKIAITLSVMFGYAIHYFVPVSIIWPQIMGKVNEDKRRIFEIVFRIGGVIVTSK from the exons ATGCCTGTTTACTGCACCATATTCCTGTTCGCGCTTCACAACATGTGCCTCCTTATGCCTTTGGAGAATTCCATGAAAACGCCCGATCACCTGCCGACCATACTAGCGATATCCATGACTTTTAGCTCGACCATATACCTGCTATTCGGATTATTTGGATACAACAAGTACATCAATCCCTGCGACACCGTCATTAAAAACTTGCCTCTGGACGAACC AGCTGCTCAAGCTGTGAAAATAGCCATTACCTTGTCGGTAATGTTCGGGTACGCGATACATTACTTCGTTCCAGTCTCTATAATATGGCCGCAAATAATGGGAAAGGTCAACGAGGATAAACGAAGGATATTCGAAATCGTGTTTCGCATTGGCGGGGTCATAGTCACGAGTAAGTAG
- the LOC124306794 gene encoding proton-coupled amino acid transporter-like protein pathetic isoform X4 — protein MDEKQKESDGKNRMENFSSTVTITSVDTGVYNDKDELYDPFDHRDKKHATSDGGSLAHLLKASLGTGILAMPSAIKNGGLLFGAICTILIGILCAHCVHILVRSSQVLCKRTRTPMMSFAQTAGAAFRIGPKPLRHLAKFAESFVDAAIAATCISGSCVYVVFISTSIKQVADYHTGTDISVRLYMLMLVPALLALGQIRNLKHLVPFSVIANISIMVGFAITLYYLFQDIKPISSVNLIASPGQLPKFFATVLFAIEGIGAVMPVENSMRTPEHFLGCPSVLNIAMTTVVALYAVIGVFGYLKYGELTLGSVTLNLDTTDVLSQAVKLLIALAILFTYGLQYYIGIDVIWGALRVRVSKKFQGIAETLLRIFLVIVTVIFAIAIPDLEPFISLIGSVLFSILGIAVPAIVETVSCWDNHLGTYRWRLWKNGTLVVLALLALVFGSWVSMVEIIKLYD, from the exons ATGGATGAGAAGCAGAAAGAATCCGATGGCAAGAATCGGATGGAAAACTTCAGCAGCAC CGTTACCATTACCTCGGTGGACACAGGCGTCTACAATGACAAAGATGAACTGTACGACCCCTTCGATCACAGGGATAAAAAACACGCAACTTC agacGGAGGTTCGCTGGCTCACCTCCTGAAAGCCTCCCTCGGTACAGGGATATTGGCGATGCCGAGTGCGATAAAAAACGGGGGTCTTCTGTTCGGGGCAATCTGCACCATCCTGATCGGTATTCTGTGCGCGCATTGCGTTCACATTTTGGTCCGTTCGTCGCAGGTCCTTTGTAAACGGACGCGGACACCCATGATGTCATTCGCTCAAACGGCAGGTGCCGCTTTTCGCATTGGTCCTAAGCCCCTTCGGCACCTCGCCAAGTTTGCAGAATCTTTCGTCGACGCGGCGATCGCTGCTACTTGCATAAGCGGCTCCTGCGTCTATGTAGTTTTCATCTCGACTTCCATTAAACag GTAGCAGACTATCACACCGGAACGGATATTTCTGTTCGACTTTACATGTTGATGCTGGTGCCCGCGTTACTGGCTCTGGGACAAATAAGGAATCTCAAACATTTGGTTCCATTTTCCGTGATAGCAAATATCAGCATAATGGTCGGTTTCGCAATAACCCTCTACTACCTATTCCAAGACATAAAGCCGATCAGCAGCGTCAACTTGATCGCCAGTCCTGGCCAACTACCAAAATTTTTCGCTACCGTACTATTTGCCATCGAGGGAATCGGCGCG GTAATGCCGGTGGAAAACAGCATGCGCACACCGGAACACTTTCTCGGCTGTCCGAGCGTCCTTAATATAGCTATGACCACGGTGGTCGCGCTCTACGCCGTCATTGGGGTCTTCGGGTATCTAAAATACGGCGAACTGACGTTGGGAAGCGTCACCTTGAACCTGGATACGACGGACGT CCTAAGTCAAGCCGTGAAACTCCTCATCGCCTTGGCCATCCTCTTCACGTATGGCCTTCAGTACTACATCGGTATTGACGTGATATGGGGTGCTCTTCGAGTGCGGGTGAGCAAAAAGTTCCAAGGCATCGCGGAGACCTTGTTACGTATCTTCCTCGTTATCGTTACAG ttattttcgCCATTGCGATTCCCGATCTCGAGCCGTTCATCTCGCTGATCGGTTCGGTGCTCTTCTCCATACTCGGGATAGCCGTTCCGGCAATAGTTGAGACCGTTTCATGTTGGGACAATCACCTGGGGACGTATAGGTGGAGATTATGGAAGAACGGCACCCTTGTGGTTCTAGCCCTTTTGGCTTTGGTATTCGGTTCGTGGGTGTCAATGgtagaaataataaaactgtACGACTAA
- the LOC124307250 gene encoding proton-coupled amino acid transporter-like protein CG1139, translating into MHLFKSTIGSGLLFLPRAFKETGTISGAACSILTGFVTMYTAITTVRCAQILCKRVRVPSLDLGEVASSSFEYGPEFLRKYGRTFKAVTNVMACFAEYQTVIIYILYVATSFQQVIEYFSTIVWDVRIYILLSAPFYCLVSLVPNLQYLTPMSVVGSLFLIAGFFVTLYYFFKDMKSP; encoded by the exons ATGCATCTATTCAAATCTACAATCGGCAGTGGTCTTCTTTTCCTGCCGCGGGCCTTCAAAGAGACCGGTACTATTTCGGGAGCGGCTTGTTCCATCCTGACGGGTTTCGTCACAATGTACACGGCGATAACAACC GTACGATGCGCCCAAATTCTTTGCAAGCGTGTTCGAGTGCCTTCTTTGGACTTGGGAGAAGTGGCCAGCTCGTCGTTTGAATACGGACCGGAATTTTTAAGGAAGTACGGAAGGACGTTTAAAGCCGTAACAAACGTCATGGCTTGTTTCGCGGAATATCAGACCGTCATAATATACATTCTGTACGTAGCAACCTCGTTTCAACAG GTAATCGAATACTTCTCCACGATAGTCTGGGACGTCAGAATATACATATTGTTGTCCGCGCCGTTCTATTGCTTGGTCTCCCTGGTCCCAAACCTGCAGTACCTGACCCCGATGTCGGTGGTTGGCAGTCTGTTTTTGATAGCGGGCTTCTTCGTCACTCTCTACTATTTCTTCAAAGACATGAAGAGTCCC
- the LOC124306794 gene encoding proton-coupled amino acid transporter-like protein CG1139 isoform X1 has product MKITNYSRITGRTSTACRSTHNCVHNRYVMDEKQKESDGKNRMENFSSTVTITSVDTGVYNDKDELYDPFDHRDKKHATSDGGSLAHLLKASLGTGILAMPSAIKNGGLLFGAICTILIGILCAHCVHILVRSSQVLCKRTRTPMMSFAQTAGAAFRIGPKPLRHLAKFAESFVDAAIAATCISGSCVYVVFISTSIKQVADYHTGTDISVRLYMLMLVPALLALGQIRNLKHLVPFSVIANISIMVGFAITLYYLFQDIKPISSVNLIASPGQLPKFFATVLFAIEGIGAVMPVENSMRTPEHFLGCPSVLNIAMTTVVALYAVIGVFGYLKYGELTLGSVTLNLDTTDVLSQAVKLLIALAILFTYGLQYYIGIDVIWGALRVRVSKKFQGIAETLLRIFLVIVTVIFAIAIPDLEPFISLIGSVLFSILGIAVPAIVETVSCWDNHLGTYRWRLWKNGTLVVLALLALVFGSWVSMVEIIKLYD; this is encoded by the exons atgaaaattacaaactATAGCCGCATAACTGGGCGGACGTCAACGGCTTGTCGATCTACACATAACTGCGTACACAACAG ATACGTCATGGATGAGAAGCAGAAAGAATCCGATGGCAAGAATCGGATGGAAAACTTCAGCAGCAC CGTTACCATTACCTCGGTGGACACAGGCGTCTACAATGACAAAGATGAACTGTACGACCCCTTCGATCACAGGGATAAAAAACACGCAACTTC agacGGAGGTTCGCTGGCTCACCTCCTGAAAGCCTCCCTCGGTACAGGGATATTGGCGATGCCGAGTGCGATAAAAAACGGGGGTCTTCTGTTCGGGGCAATCTGCACCATCCTGATCGGTATTCTGTGCGCGCATTGCGTTCACATTTTGGTCCGTTCGTCGCAGGTCCTTTGTAAACGGACGCGGACACCCATGATGTCATTCGCTCAAACGGCAGGTGCCGCTTTTCGCATTGGTCCTAAGCCCCTTCGGCACCTCGCCAAGTTTGCAGAATCTTTCGTCGACGCGGCGATCGCTGCTACTTGCATAAGCGGCTCCTGCGTCTATGTAGTTTTCATCTCGACTTCCATTAAACag GTAGCAGACTATCACACCGGAACGGATATTTCTGTTCGACTTTACATGTTGATGCTGGTGCCCGCGTTACTGGCTCTGGGACAAATAAGGAATCTCAAACATTTGGTTCCATTTTCCGTGATAGCAAATATCAGCATAATGGTCGGTTTCGCAATAACCCTCTACTACCTATTCCAAGACATAAAGCCGATCAGCAGCGTCAACTTGATCGCCAGTCCTGGCCAACTACCAAAATTTTTCGCTACCGTACTATTTGCCATCGAGGGAATCGGCGCG GTAATGCCGGTGGAAAACAGCATGCGCACACCGGAACACTTTCTCGGCTGTCCGAGCGTCCTTAATATAGCTATGACCACGGTGGTCGCGCTCTACGCCGTCATTGGGGTCTTCGGGTATCTAAAATACGGCGAACTGACGTTGGGAAGCGTCACCTTGAACCTGGATACGACGGACGT CCTAAGTCAAGCCGTGAAACTCCTCATCGCCTTGGCCATCCTCTTCACGTATGGCCTTCAGTACTACATCGGTATTGACGTGATATGGGGTGCTCTTCGAGTGCGGGTGAGCAAAAAGTTCCAAGGCATCGCGGAGACCTTGTTACGTATCTTCCTCGTTATCGTTACAG ttattttcgCCATTGCGATTCCCGATCTCGAGCCGTTCATCTCGCTGATCGGTTCGGTGCTCTTCTCCATACTCGGGATAGCCGTTCCGGCAATAGTTGAGACCGTTTCATGTTGGGACAATCACCTGGGGACGTATAGGTGGAGATTATGGAAGAACGGCACCCTTGTGGTTCTAGCCCTTTTGGCTTTGGTATTCGGTTCGTGGGTGTCAATGgtagaaataataaaactgtACGACTAA
- the LOC124306794 gene encoding proton-coupled amino acid transporter-like protein CG1139 isoform X3 — MCNGRKYIVKREYVRYVMDEKQKESDGKNRMENFSSTVTITSVDTGVYNDKDELYDPFDHRDKKHATSDGGSLAHLLKASLGTGILAMPSAIKNGGLLFGAICTILIGILCAHCVHILVRSSQVLCKRTRTPMMSFAQTAGAAFRIGPKPLRHLAKFAESFVDAAIAATCISGSCVYVVFISTSIKQVADYHTGTDISVRLYMLMLVPALLALGQIRNLKHLVPFSVIANISIMVGFAITLYYLFQDIKPISSVNLIASPGQLPKFFATVLFAIEGIGAVMPVENSMRTPEHFLGCPSVLNIAMTTVVALYAVIGVFGYLKYGELTLGSVTLNLDTTDVLSQAVKLLIALAILFTYGLQYYIGIDVIWGALRVRVSKKFQGIAETLLRIFLVIVTVIFAIAIPDLEPFISLIGSVLFSILGIAVPAIVETVSCWDNHLGTYRWRLWKNGTLVVLALLALVFGSWVSMVEIIKLYD; from the exons ATGTGTAACGGGCGAAAATACATTGTAAAACGTGAATACGTTcg ATACGTCATGGATGAGAAGCAGAAAGAATCCGATGGCAAGAATCGGATGGAAAACTTCAGCAGCAC CGTTACCATTACCTCGGTGGACACAGGCGTCTACAATGACAAAGATGAACTGTACGACCCCTTCGATCACAGGGATAAAAAACACGCAACTTC agacGGAGGTTCGCTGGCTCACCTCCTGAAAGCCTCCCTCGGTACAGGGATATTGGCGATGCCGAGTGCGATAAAAAACGGGGGTCTTCTGTTCGGGGCAATCTGCACCATCCTGATCGGTATTCTGTGCGCGCATTGCGTTCACATTTTGGTCCGTTCGTCGCAGGTCCTTTGTAAACGGACGCGGACACCCATGATGTCATTCGCTCAAACGGCAGGTGCCGCTTTTCGCATTGGTCCTAAGCCCCTTCGGCACCTCGCCAAGTTTGCAGAATCTTTCGTCGACGCGGCGATCGCTGCTACTTGCATAAGCGGCTCCTGCGTCTATGTAGTTTTCATCTCGACTTCCATTAAACag GTAGCAGACTATCACACCGGAACGGATATTTCTGTTCGACTTTACATGTTGATGCTGGTGCCCGCGTTACTGGCTCTGGGACAAATAAGGAATCTCAAACATTTGGTTCCATTTTCCGTGATAGCAAATATCAGCATAATGGTCGGTTTCGCAATAACCCTCTACTACCTATTCCAAGACATAAAGCCGATCAGCAGCGTCAACTTGATCGCCAGTCCTGGCCAACTACCAAAATTTTTCGCTACCGTACTATTTGCCATCGAGGGAATCGGCGCG GTAATGCCGGTGGAAAACAGCATGCGCACACCGGAACACTTTCTCGGCTGTCCGAGCGTCCTTAATATAGCTATGACCACGGTGGTCGCGCTCTACGCCGTCATTGGGGTCTTCGGGTATCTAAAATACGGCGAACTGACGTTGGGAAGCGTCACCTTGAACCTGGATACGACGGACGT CCTAAGTCAAGCCGTGAAACTCCTCATCGCCTTGGCCATCCTCTTCACGTATGGCCTTCAGTACTACATCGGTATTGACGTGATATGGGGTGCTCTTCGAGTGCGGGTGAGCAAAAAGTTCCAAGGCATCGCGGAGACCTTGTTACGTATCTTCCTCGTTATCGTTACAG ttattttcgCCATTGCGATTCCCGATCTCGAGCCGTTCATCTCGCTGATCGGTTCGGTGCTCTTCTCCATACTCGGGATAGCCGTTCCGGCAATAGTTGAGACCGTTTCATGTTGGGACAATCACCTGGGGACGTATAGGTGGAGATTATGGAAGAACGGCACCCTTGTGGTTCTAGCCCTTTTGGCTTTGGTATTCGGTTCGTGGGTGTCAATGgtagaaataataaaactgtACGACTAA
- the LOC124306798 gene encoding histone deacetylase complex subunit SAP30 homolog — MNGFSTGEEDSRGAADQICCLVDEGERCTRPTSNASYSKRIQKTVTQKRLKLNLDHMARHIYICEYHKQVILCARSKQQQQQQRRRKESEEDSGETDNDLPEADLFQLQVGTLRRYKRHYKISTRPGLNKAQLADTLMKHFKTIPVVEKEALTFFIFTVKTNANKLDQKNGLTSEPT; from the exons ATGAACGGCTTTAGCACCGGGGAAGAAGACTCGAGGGGAGCCGCGGATCAAATTTGTTGCCTGGTGGACGAGGGAGAGAGATGTACTCGTCCTACCAGCAACGCCTCGTACAGTAAGAGAATACAGAAAACCGTCACTCAGAAACGTCTCAAGCTCAATCTTGACCACATG GCCCGTCACATATACATCTGCGAGTATCATAAGCAAGTTATACTCTGCGCCAGGTccaagcagcagcaacagcagcaacgcAGGCGAAAGGAGTCCGAAGAGGATTCGGGTGAAACTGATAACGATCTGCCAGAAGCTGACCTTTTTCAGCTTCAAGTCGGAACTTTGCGCCGTTACAAACGTCACTACAAAATCTCAACACGACCTGGACTGAACAAAGCTCAACTAGCAgat ACGCTCATGAAACATTTCAAGACAATTCCTGTCGTGGAAAAAGAAGCTCTCACATTCTTCATATTCACTGTTAAGACTAATGCTAACAAGTTAGATCAGAAGAATGGATTGACCAGTGAACCTACGTAA
- the LOC124306794 gene encoding proton-coupled amino acid transporter-like protein CG1139 isoform X2 — protein sequence MQIFKYVINTCVNEFLYLVGYVMDEKQKESDGKNRMENFSSTVTITSVDTGVYNDKDELYDPFDHRDKKHATSDGGSLAHLLKASLGTGILAMPSAIKNGGLLFGAICTILIGILCAHCVHILVRSSQVLCKRTRTPMMSFAQTAGAAFRIGPKPLRHLAKFAESFVDAAIAATCISGSCVYVVFISTSIKQVADYHTGTDISVRLYMLMLVPALLALGQIRNLKHLVPFSVIANISIMVGFAITLYYLFQDIKPISSVNLIASPGQLPKFFATVLFAIEGIGAVMPVENSMRTPEHFLGCPSVLNIAMTTVVALYAVIGVFGYLKYGELTLGSVTLNLDTTDVLSQAVKLLIALAILFTYGLQYYIGIDVIWGALRVRVSKKFQGIAETLLRIFLVIVTVIFAIAIPDLEPFISLIGSVLFSILGIAVPAIVETVSCWDNHLGTYRWRLWKNGTLVVLALLALVFGSWVSMVEIIKLYD from the exons atgcaaattttcaaatacgtGATAAACACATGTGTAAACGAGTTTCTGTATTTAGTTGG ATACGTCATGGATGAGAAGCAGAAAGAATCCGATGGCAAGAATCGGATGGAAAACTTCAGCAGCAC CGTTACCATTACCTCGGTGGACACAGGCGTCTACAATGACAAAGATGAACTGTACGACCCCTTCGATCACAGGGATAAAAAACACGCAACTTC agacGGAGGTTCGCTGGCTCACCTCCTGAAAGCCTCCCTCGGTACAGGGATATTGGCGATGCCGAGTGCGATAAAAAACGGGGGTCTTCTGTTCGGGGCAATCTGCACCATCCTGATCGGTATTCTGTGCGCGCATTGCGTTCACATTTTGGTCCGTTCGTCGCAGGTCCTTTGTAAACGGACGCGGACACCCATGATGTCATTCGCTCAAACGGCAGGTGCCGCTTTTCGCATTGGTCCTAAGCCCCTTCGGCACCTCGCCAAGTTTGCAGAATCTTTCGTCGACGCGGCGATCGCTGCTACTTGCATAAGCGGCTCCTGCGTCTATGTAGTTTTCATCTCGACTTCCATTAAACag GTAGCAGACTATCACACCGGAACGGATATTTCTGTTCGACTTTACATGTTGATGCTGGTGCCCGCGTTACTGGCTCTGGGACAAATAAGGAATCTCAAACATTTGGTTCCATTTTCCGTGATAGCAAATATCAGCATAATGGTCGGTTTCGCAATAACCCTCTACTACCTATTCCAAGACATAAAGCCGATCAGCAGCGTCAACTTGATCGCCAGTCCTGGCCAACTACCAAAATTTTTCGCTACCGTACTATTTGCCATCGAGGGAATCGGCGCG GTAATGCCGGTGGAAAACAGCATGCGCACACCGGAACACTTTCTCGGCTGTCCGAGCGTCCTTAATATAGCTATGACCACGGTGGTCGCGCTCTACGCCGTCATTGGGGTCTTCGGGTATCTAAAATACGGCGAACTGACGTTGGGAAGCGTCACCTTGAACCTGGATACGACGGACGT CCTAAGTCAAGCCGTGAAACTCCTCATCGCCTTGGCCATCCTCTTCACGTATGGCCTTCAGTACTACATCGGTATTGACGTGATATGGGGTGCTCTTCGAGTGCGGGTGAGCAAAAAGTTCCAAGGCATCGCGGAGACCTTGTTACGTATCTTCCTCGTTATCGTTACAG ttattttcgCCATTGCGATTCCCGATCTCGAGCCGTTCATCTCGCTGATCGGTTCGGTGCTCTTCTCCATACTCGGGATAGCCGTTCCGGCAATAGTTGAGACCGTTTCATGTTGGGACAATCACCTGGGGACGTATAGGTGGAGATTATGGAAGAACGGCACCCTTGTGGTTCTAGCCCTTTTGGCTTTGGTATTCGGTTCGTGGGTGTCAATGgtagaaataataaaactgtACGACTAA